Proteins encoded together in one Pseudomonas arsenicoxydans window:
- a CDS encoding LysE family translocator: MEFTSGFLLSLSLCLDIGVANIAMITLAMQRGYFQGFALGLGTCVGDLIYAVLALAGMTVLLQYETVRWVLWIGGSALLVYFAAKMIYSAIHHEAVLAQSAEVGQNSHRKEFFRGIFLAMSSPSAILWFAAVGGTLIARSGGSGALSSALFLGGFLCAGVLWCVALCFAASHGGKLLGDKLLRYSYMASAAIFCYFAVYVILSGYNEFIGSGAVGQVQAL; the protein is encoded by the coding sequence ATGGAATTTACCAGCGGCTTCTTGCTGAGCCTTTCGCTGTGCCTGGATATCGGCGTGGCCAACATCGCGATGATCACCCTGGCCATGCAGCGCGGCTATTTTCAAGGCTTTGCGCTGGGGTTGGGGACCTGTGTCGGCGACCTGATCTACGCGGTCCTGGCGCTGGCGGGCATGACGGTTTTGCTGCAGTACGAAACCGTGCGCTGGGTGCTGTGGATCGGTGGCTCGGCGTTGCTGGTGTATTTCGCGGCGAAGATGATCTATTCGGCGATTCACCATGAGGCGGTGCTGGCGCAGTCTGCGGAGGTGGGGCAGAACTCCCATCGCAAGGAGTTTTTCCGCGGCATTTTCCTCGCCATGTCTTCCCCCAGCGCCATTCTGTGGTTCGCGGCGGTGGGCGGCACCTTGATCGCGCGCTCCGGCGGCAGTGGCGCGCTCAGTTCGGCGTTATTTCTGGGCGGGTTTCTCTGCGCTGGGGTGCTCTGGTGCGTCGCGTTGTGTTTCGCCGCGAGTCATGGCGGCAAGTTGCTGGGCGACAAACTGCTGCGCTACTCGTATATGGCATCGGCGGCGATCTTCTGCTATTTCGCGGTCTACGTGATTCTATCGGGCTACAACGAGTTTATTGGCTCGGGTGCCGTCGGGCAGGTTCAGGCCCTGTAA
- the gntR gene encoding HTH-type transcriptional regulator GntR produces the protein MISPKNDKNTRTTGRPTLNEVARLAGVSPITASRALRGVSTVATELVEKVQKAALELNYVVNPAARALASAQSHSVVVLVPSLSNLLFIDTLEAIHQVLRPKGFEVLIGNFHYSRDEEENLLRNYMAYQPRGLLLTGFDRTESSRRMIEASNIPCVYMMELDSAAGVNCVGFSQLAAGETAAEHLLSRGRKRLAYIGAQLDQRTLLRGEGFRKALQKAGLYDPDLEILTPRASSVGLGGELFLQLIASHPDVDAIFFGNDDLAQGALLEAMRCGIKIPEQVAILGFNDLPASAHMVPRLSSISTPREAIGRRSAELMLTLLAGNSVAKPVQDMGFELKVREST, from the coding sequence ATGATCTCTCCTAAAAACGATAAAAATACGCGCACCACTGGCCGCCCGACCTTGAACGAAGTCGCACGCCTGGCCGGTGTCAGCCCGATCACCGCCTCCCGCGCCTTGCGCGGTGTCAGCACGGTGGCCACCGAACTGGTGGAAAAAGTGCAGAAAGCGGCGCTTGAACTCAACTACGTGGTCAACCCTGCGGCCCGGGCGTTAGCCTCGGCCCAGAGCCATTCGGTGGTGGTTCTGGTGCCGTCGCTGTCCAACTTGCTGTTCATTGATACGCTGGAAGCCATTCATCAGGTTTTGCGCCCCAAGGGCTTCGAAGTGCTGATCGGCAACTTCCATTACTCGCGCGATGAAGAAGAAAACCTGCTGCGCAATTACATGGCGTATCAGCCGCGCGGTTTGCTGCTGACCGGTTTCGACCGCACTGAAAGTTCTCGGCGGATGATCGAGGCGAGCAACATCCCGTGCGTGTACATGATGGAACTGGACAGTGCGGCAGGCGTGAACTGTGTGGGCTTTTCGCAACTCGCCGCCGGCGAAACGGCAGCCGAGCATTTGCTGTCCCGTGGGCGCAAACGCCTGGCCTACATCGGCGCGCAGCTGGACCAACGCACGTTGTTGCGTGGCGAAGGTTTCCGCAAGGCGCTGCAAAAGGCCGGCTTGTATGACCCGGATCTGGAAATACTGACACCGCGCGCCTCCTCCGTCGGTCTGGGTGGCGAACTGTTCCTGCAACTGATCGCCAGTCATCCGGATGTCGATGCGATCTTCTTCGGCAACGACGACCTGGCGCAGGGCGCGCTCCTGGAAGCCATGCGCTGCGGGATCAAAATCCCCGAGCAAGTGGCCATCCTCGGTTTCAACGACCTGCCCGCCTCGGCGCACATGGTCCCGCGCCTGAGCAGTATCAGCACGCCGCGCGAGGCCATTGGCCGCCGTTCGGCGGAGTTGATGTTGACGCTGCTGGCCGGCAATTCGGTGGCAAAACCGGTGCAGGACATGGGGTTTGAGTTGAAGGTGCGCGAGAGCACCTGA
- a CDS encoding GNAT family N-acetyltransferase: MNTVIRHVIPADLDRCYAIETVAYEGDEAATREKIATRIATWPEGFIVAEVDGVVAGFINSGAAFEVQMSDEAFKELIGHDPAGPQVVIMSVVVHPDYQGQGLAKRLMGEFIERMRGLKKTHIHLMCKERHIPLYAGFGFAYIKPSDSDHGGMAWHEMVLAL; the protein is encoded by the coding sequence ATGAACACCGTCATCCGCCACGTCATTCCTGCTGACCTGGACCGCTGCTACGCCATCGAAACCGTTGCCTACGAAGGTGACGAAGCCGCCACCCGGGAAAAAATCGCCACCCGCATCGCCACCTGGCCCGAAGGGTTCATCGTCGCCGAAGTCGACGGCGTGGTCGCCGGTTTCATCAATTCCGGTGCGGCGTTTGAGGTGCAAATGTCAGATGAAGCCTTCAAGGAACTGATCGGCCACGACCCGGCGGGTCCGCAGGTGGTGATCATGTCGGTGGTGGTGCACCCGGATTATCAGGGGCAGGGTTTGGCCAAACGGTTGATGGGCGAATTCATCGAGCGGATGCGAGGACTGAAAAAGACCCATATCCATTTGATGTGCAAGGAGCGGCATATTCCGCTCTATGCCGGATTCGGATTTGCCTACATCAAGCCTTCGGATTCCGACCACGGCGGCATGGCGTGGCACGAGATGGTGTTGGCGCTGTAA
- a CDS encoding GyrI-like domain-containing protein — protein MDEQEVVKPAEPRFEHGHFLLIAGFGGRFTQETSKKIPDLWEKFIPEIGKIPGQKGEVTYGICCNPDGQGGFEYIAGVEIDKLDDLPDKYRWVEVQPQHYAVFEHKGSLDTLPLTFQYIWKTWLPQSGRQAADAPEFERYSEDFNPKLNTGKLEIWLPVKEQ, from the coding sequence ATGGATGAGCAAGAAGTCGTAAAACCGGCCGAGCCACGTTTCGAACATGGGCACTTTTTGCTCATTGCCGGTTTTGGCGGGCGATTTACCCAGGAAACCTCCAAGAAAATCCCCGACCTCTGGGAAAAATTCATCCCCGAGATCGGCAAGATTCCCGGTCAAAAAGGCGAAGTAACCTACGGCATCTGCTGCAATCCGGATGGCCAGGGAGGTTTCGAATACATCGCCGGGGTCGAGATCGACAAACTCGACGATTTGCCCGACAAGTACCGTTGGGTCGAGGTCCAGCCCCAGCATTACGCGGTGTTCGAGCACAAGGGTTCACTGGATACCTTGCCCCTGACTTTTCAATACATCTGGAAGACCTGGTTGCCGCAGTCCGGTCGTCAGGCGGCGGATGCGCCGGAATTCGAACGCTACAGCGAAGACTTCAATCCGAAACTCAACACCGGAAAGCTGGAAATCTGGCTGCCAGTCAAAGAGCAATGA
- a CDS encoding GntP family permease, with the protein MFGMSHETFLLLDAVVTVIGLIVLITKFKLHPFIALIIAAAFLGLTSGMPIGTIIKAFQDGFGGVLGFVGIILALGTMLGKMMAESGGADQIAQTLIRAFGKDKVQWAMMFAAFLVGIPLFFEIGFVLLIPLVFIVARRTGVSIIKIGIPLLAGLSAVHGLVPPHPGPLLAIGVFGADIGKTILYGLIVALPTAIIAGPIYGTFISKYIPGHPNQELVDQLAREPEAAELPSFGITLVTVLLPVFLMLLKTFADVVLPEGNFVRSFMDLVGHPISALLLALLLSLYTFGHKQGMGSSKILKLLDASLAPTAAIILIIGAGGGFKQMLVTSGVGDVIGHMAVNAQISPILLAWLVAAVIRVATGSATVATITGAGIVVPVVGMIPGVNRELLVLATGAGSLILSHVNDAGFWLVKQYFNMTVAETFKTWTAMETILSIVALGFILLLSMFV; encoded by the coding sequence ATGTTTGGCATGTCCCACGAGACGTTCCTGCTGCTCGATGCAGTGGTCACGGTGATCGGGCTTATCGTCCTGATCACCAAGTTCAAGCTCCACCCGTTCATTGCCCTGATCATTGCTGCCGCGTTCCTCGGGCTGACTTCCGGCATGCCGATCGGCACCATCATCAAGGCGTTCCAGGACGGCTTCGGTGGGGTGCTCGGTTTCGTCGGGATCATCCTCGCGCTGGGCACGATGCTCGGCAAGATGATGGCCGAGTCGGGCGGGGCGGATCAGATTGCCCAGACCCTGATCCGGGCGTTCGGCAAGGACAAGGTGCAGTGGGCCATGATGTTCGCCGCGTTCCTGGTCGGCATTCCGCTGTTCTTCGAAATCGGTTTCGTGCTGCTGATCCCGCTGGTGTTCATCGTCGCCCGGCGTACCGGCGTGTCGATCATCAAGATCGGTATCCCGCTGCTGGCCGGTCTGTCCGCCGTTCACGGTCTGGTTCCGCCGCACCCGGGTCCGTTGCTGGCCATCGGCGTGTTCGGTGCCGACATCGGTAAAACCATTCTCTACGGTCTGATCGTTGCGCTGCCGACGGCCATTATCGCCGGCCCGATCTACGGCACGTTCATTTCCAAATACATCCCCGGCCATCCTAACCAGGAACTGGTGGATCAACTGGCTCGCGAGCCGGAAGCGGCCGAGCTGCCAAGCTTCGGCATCACCCTGGTCACCGTGCTGCTGCCGGTGTTCCTGATGTTGCTCAAGACCTTTGCCGATGTGGTGCTGCCGGAAGGCAACTTCGTGCGCTCCTTCATGGACCTGGTCGGTCACCCGATCTCGGCGTTGCTGTTGGCGTTGCTGCTGTCGCTGTACACCTTCGGTCACAAGCAGGGCATGGGTTCGAGCAAGATTCTGAAGTTGCTCGACGCCAGCCTCGCGCCGACGGCTGCAATCATTCTGATCATCGGTGCCGGTGGTGGCTTCAAGCAGATGCTGGTGACCAGCGGCGTGGGTGACGTGATCGGCCACATGGCCGTGAATGCCCAGATCTCACCGATCCTGCTGGCCTGGCTGGTGGCGGCGGTGATTCGTGTGGCGACCGGTTCTGCGACCGTGGCGACCATTACCGGCGCAGGCATCGTGGTGCCGGTGGTTGGGATGATTCCAGGTGTGAACCGTGAGCTGCTGGTGCTGGCCACTGGTGCCGGTTCGTTAATTCTGTCTCACGTCAACGACGCGGGTTTCTGGCTGGTGAAGCAATACTTCAACATGACCGTAGCGGAAACCTTCAAGACCTGGACCGCGATGGAAACCATCCTCTCCATCGTTGCGCTGGGCTTTATCCTGCTGCTGTCGATGTTCGTCTGA
- the alaC gene encoding alanine transaminase, which translates to MANPGSPRRFARIDRLPPYVFNITAELKMAARRRGEDIIDFSMGNPDGPTPPHIVEKLVTVAQREDTHGYSTSKGIPRLRRAISNWYKDRYQVDIDPETEAIVTIGSKEGLAHLMLATLDQGDTVLVPNPSYPIHIYGAVIAGAQVRSVPLIPGVDFFAELESAIRGSIPKPKMMILGFPSNPTAQCVELDFFERVIALAKQYDVLVVHDLAYADIVYDGWKAPSIMQVPGAKDIAVEFFTLSKSYNMAGWRIGFMVGNAELVNALARIKSYHDYGTFTPLQVAAIAALEGDQQCVKDIAEQYRQRRNVLVKGLHELGWMVENPKASMYVWAKIPEAYAHLGSLEFAKKMLAEAKVCVSPGVGFGEYGDDHVRFALIENQDRIRQAVRGIRAMFRADGLIAKTNT; encoded by the coding sequence ATGGCCAACCCAGGTTCGCCGCGCCGCTTTGCGCGCATAGATCGACTCCCCCCTTACGTATTCAACATCACTGCCGAGCTGAAGATGGCCGCCCGTCGTCGTGGCGAAGACATCATCGATTTCAGCATGGGCAACCCTGATGGCCCTACCCCGCCGCACATCGTCGAAAAACTGGTGACCGTCGCCCAGCGCGAAGACACCCACGGTTATTCGACGTCCAAAGGTATTCCGCGTCTGCGCCGGGCGATTTCCAACTGGTACAAGGATCGCTACCAGGTCGATATCGACCCGGAAACCGAAGCCATCGTGACCATCGGTTCCAAGGAAGGCCTGGCGCATTTGATGCTGGCCACCCTCGACCAGGGCGACACGGTCCTGGTGCCGAACCCGAGCTATCCGATTCACATCTACGGTGCCGTGATTGCCGGCGCCCAGGTGCGTTCGGTGCCGCTGATTCCTGGCGTGGACTTCTTCGCCGAACTGGAAAGCGCCATTCGTGGCTCGATCCCGAAACCGAAAATGATGATCCTCGGCTTCCCGTCCAACCCCACGGCCCAATGTGTGGAGCTGGACTTCTTCGAACGCGTGATCGCCCTCGCCAAACAGTACGACGTTTTGGTGGTGCACGACCTGGCTTACGCCGACATCGTCTACGACGGCTGGAAAGCCCCGTCGATCATGCAGGTGCCGGGCGCCAAGGACATCGCGGTGGAGTTTTTCACCCTGTCCAAGAGCTACAACATGGCGGGCTGGCGCATCGGTTTCATGGTCGGCAACGCCGAACTGGTCAACGCCCTCGCGCGGATCAAGAGTTATCACGACTACGGCACGTTCACCCCGTTGCAGGTCGCGGCCATTGCTGCGCTGGAAGGCGATCAGCAGTGCGTCAAGGACATCGCCGAGCAGTACCGGCAGCGGCGCAACGTGCTGGTCAAGGGCCTGCATGAACTGGGCTGGATGGTCGAGAATCCGAAAGCCTCGATGTACGTCTGGGCAAAGATTCCCGAGGCGTATGCACACCTGGGCTCGCTGGAATTCGCCAAGAAGATGCTCGCCGAGGCCAAGGTCTGCGTTTCGCCGGGTGTGGGCTTCGGGGAATACGGGGATGATCATGTGCGCTTTGCGCTGATCGAAAACCAGGACCGGATTCGTCAGGCCGTGCGCGGGATTCGCGCGATGTTCCGGGCGGATGGATTAATCGCAAAAACCAACACCTGA
- a CDS encoding gluconokinase: protein MNHPITALVIMGVAGCGKTCVSEALCQLSGATAIEGDTFHPAANIEKMSAGIPLDDEDRAGWLDSLCDELRRVDAKGERPVLTCSALKHSYRERLRSALPGLGFVFLELTPEVAADRVSHRPGHFMPSTLIDSQFATLESPVGEPLTLALDASNHSVEQLAKQAHVWWLEHGLKLAV, encoded by the coding sequence ATGAATCATCCCATCACCGCCCTGGTCATCATGGGCGTTGCCGGTTGCGGCAAGACTTGCGTCAGCGAGGCCTTGTGCCAACTCAGCGGCGCGACCGCCATTGAAGGCGACACTTTCCACCCTGCCGCCAATATCGAAAAGATGAGCGCGGGTATCCCCCTGGACGACGAAGACCGTGCCGGCTGGCTCGACAGCCTGTGCGATGAGCTGCGCCGCGTCGACGCCAAGGGCGAGCGCCCGGTGCTGACCTGTTCGGCCCTCAAACACAGTTATCGCGAACGACTGCGCAGCGCCTTGCCTGGCCTGGGCTTCGTTTTTCTTGAGCTGACCCCGGAAGTCGCCGCCGATCGTGTGTCTCATCGGCCTGGTCACTTCATGCCATCGACCCTGATCGACAGCCAGTTCGCCACGCTTGAATCGCCCGTTGGCGAGCCCCTGACCCTGGCTCTGGACGCGTCGAACCACAGCGTCGAGCAATTGGCGAAGCAGGCGCATGTCTGGTGGCTGGAACACGGCCTGAAACTCGCCGTATGA
- a CDS encoding YybH family protein, with the protein MNATHEIEALIENYRQAVIAKDIDKLMPLYAEDIVSYDAVKALQFRGKAAYRAHWEECMEMCQGAHKFDFDHMNVVADEHIAFAHWLAHCGGTNEKGETQACWMRVTACYRRDAGQWRIVHEHWSAPFDMTSGTVLFNLEP; encoded by the coding sequence ATGAACGCTACCCACGAAATCGAGGCCCTGATCGAAAACTATCGTCAGGCCGTCATCGCCAAGGACATCGACAAGCTCATGCCCCTGTACGCCGAGGACATCGTCTCCTACGACGCGGTCAAGGCCCTGCAGTTTCGGGGTAAAGCTGCCTATCGCGCGCACTGGGAGGAGTGCATGGAAATGTGCCAGGGCGCGCATAAGTTTGATTTTGACCACATGAACGTCGTGGCGGACGAGCACATCGCCTTCGCCCATTGGCTGGCCCATTGCGGCGGCACCAATGAAAAGGGTGAAACCCAGGCCTGCTGGATGCGCGTCACCGCCTGCTACCGCCGCGACGCCGGGCAATGGCGCATTGTCCACGAACATTGGTCGGCCCCGTTCGACATGACGAGCGGCACCGTACTGTTCAACCTTGAACCCTGA
- a CDS encoding GNAT family N-acetyltransferase, which produces MTTRLVPYESLNALQRQQIEAIEVHKEQIRFSGDIHGALHSLLSKPGPGVKGFALLAEETPVAFLLLKRPPVLPAWADEHSATLHALQVDQRAQGKGYGKACLQALPDVARQAFPEIKALELSVDADNEAAIALYVKFGWVDSGEAYKGRIGYERRMSLVF; this is translated from the coding sequence GTGACAACCCGACTCGTGCCTTATGAAAGCCTGAACGCGCTTCAGCGCCAGCAGATCGAGGCCATCGAAGTTCACAAAGAACAAATCAGGTTCTCGGGCGACATCCACGGTGCCCTGCACTCGCTGCTGTCCAAACCCGGCCCCGGGGTTAAGGGATTTGCCTTGCTGGCCGAGGAGACACCCGTTGCCTTCCTGCTGCTCAAGCGTCCGCCGGTGCTGCCCGCATGGGCCGACGAACACAGCGCCACCCTGCATGCCTTGCAAGTCGATCAGCGGGCCCAGGGCAAAGGCTATGGAAAGGCATGCCTGCAAGCCTTGCCCGACGTGGCGCGCCAGGCGTTTCCAGAGATAAAAGCACTGGAATTATCGGTCGATGCAGACAACGAAGCGGCCATCGCGCTCTATGTGAAATTCGGCTGGGTCGACAGTGGCGAAGCGTACAAGGGCCGGATCGGCTATGAACGGCGCATGAGTCTGGTTTTCTGA
- a CDS encoding YciI family protein — translation MKYLCLVYSNEQTLHSLPDSPEDAECLAYAESIQGSGRMIAAEALESVQTATTVRMRNGKLSITDGPFAETKEQLAGFYLIDAKDLNEAIQVAGNIPAARVGSVEVRPVRQLNP, via the coding sequence ATGAAGTATCTGTGCCTGGTCTACAGCAACGAACAGACGTTGCACTCCTTGCCCGACAGCCCCGAGGACGCCGAGTGCCTGGCCTACGCCGAGTCAATCCAGGGCAGTGGCCGGATGATCGCGGCCGAGGCGCTGGAATCGGTGCAGACCGCGACCACCGTGCGTATGCGCAACGGCAAGCTGTCGATCACCGACGGTCCGTTCGCCGAAACCAAGGAGCAATTGGCCGGCTTTTACCTGATCGATGCCAAGGACCTCAATGAAGCGATCCAGGTCGCCGGCAACATTCCGGCGGCCCGGGTTGGCAGTGTCGAGGTGCGTCCCGTTCGACAGTTGAATCCCTGA